Proteins encoded in a region of the Diospyros lotus cultivar Yz01 unplaced genomic scaffold, ASM1463336v1 tig00010963_1, whole genome shotgun sequence genome:
- the LOC127793492 gene encoding uncharacterized protein LOC127793492 encodes MIYVYHLDHLYHDLYMSKFFLITIKVQLARSRAVLLIMAAHGGVNPAAMSKRLWNAVRVALFMLRKGLVSNRNAVADLNLMVKKRAKLLKRALRNLLSHHRKQPRGMAVAGRGLREYEFSCSNNSSPVFFGPSTWKRKRHHRLLQLPCINRSLVQQQEEEGEEEEEEEDEMVNGDGNGEVDDDAEEFIRRFYEQLRLQSRIQYLQYDQDMQFQQDIN; translated from the coding sequence atgatatatgtatatcatCTTGATCATCTCTATCATGATCTTTATATGTCTAAATTCTTCCTTATAACCATTAAAGTTCAGCTCGCACGATCGAGGGCTGTCTTGTTGATCATGGCAGCCCACGGCGGGGTGAACCCGGCGGCCATGAGCAAGAGACTATGGAACGCGGTGAGGGTTGCGTTGTTTATGCTGAGGAAAGGGTTGGTCTCGAACAGGAACGCCGTGGCTGACTTGAATCTGATGGTGAAGAAGAGAGCGAAGCTTCTGAAGAGGGCTCTCCGGAATCTGTTGTCCCACCACCGGAAACAACCCAGAGGCATGGCTGTGGCCGGCCGCGGGTTACGGGAATATGAGTTCTCTTGCAGCAACAACTCAAGTCCTGTATTTTTCGGGCCGTCGACGTGGAAGAGGAAACGCCACCATCGACTCCTTCAGCTTCCATGCATCAATCGGTCTCTGGTCCAGCagcaagaggaagaaggagaggaagaggaagaggaagaagatgagatgGTTAATGGCGATGGAAACGGAGAAGTGGACGACGATGCGGAGGAATTCATCAGAAGGTTTTATGAGCAGCTGAGGCTGCAAAGTAGGATTCAGTATCTCCAGTATGATCAAGACATGCAATTCCAGCAGGACATCAATTAA